The nucleotide sequence AGCCAAACGTTTTCGCGCTTCACGCCAAGCTTCAGCAACACGTTCAGACAGGCGATACCGGCAGCGCCGCCGCCGGTGGAGACGACCTTGATGTCCTCGAACGACTTACCTGCGACCTGCAATGCGTTGGTCGCCGCGGCGCCGACGACAATTGCCGTGCCGTGCTGGTCGTCATGGAAGACAGGGATGTTCATCCGCTTGCGGCAGATTTCTTCGACGATGAAGCAGTCCGGAGCCTTGATGTCTTCAAGGTTGATCGCGCCGAAGGTTGGCTCCATCGCGCAGACAATGTCGGCCATGCGCTCGGGATCGGAGGCGTCGAGTTCGATATCAAAACAGTCGATATTGGCAAATTTCTTGAACAGGACGGCCTTGCCTTCCATCACGGGCTTGGATGCCAGTGCACCGATATTGCCCAGTCCAAGCACGGCCGAACCATTCGATACGACCGCCACCAGATTGCCGCGCGATGTAAATCGGCTGGCGTTGACAGGGTCGTTCTGGATTTCGATACAGGCCTCGGCCACGCCCGGTGAATAGGCGCGCGACAGGTCACGACCATTGGCAAGCGGCTTGGTCGCGCGGATCTCCAACTTACCGGGTTTCGGAAATTCGTGATAATTCAGCGCTGCCTGCTTCAGGGCGTCGTGCCGATCGTCGGACATTCTTGTCTCTCCACCTGTCTCCTGCGCTGTAACTACACTGCGTAAGTCGGGGACAACAGCCCCGGATTGTTCGCATTTCGACGAACCACCTGCTTGCATCATCGGACAGACAGCACCAGAATCGTCCGAAACGATAAGAGTCGGAGCACTGGAATGAATCTGCGCGATGCCGCCCTCAAGGTCAGACTGAACGCCTATGCGCCCTACTCAGGGTTCAAAGTGGGCGCGGTTGTAAAGTCCGGTAGTGGTGCCGTCTTCAGCGGCGTGAATGTCGAAAACGCGGCTTACCCGGAAGGCACCTGTGCCGAGGCCGGTGCGATTGCCGCAATGATTGCGGCAGGTGAAACGAAAGTGACCGAAGTGTATGTCGTGGCGGATGCGCCGCGCCCGGTTCCGCCGTGTGGCGGATGCCGCCAGAAGCTGTCCGAGTTCGCGGTGGGCGATGTGCCAGTGACACTGGCGACGACTGAGGGCACGGAATACCACACGACTGTCGCGGATCTTCTGCCGGGGGCATTCGTCACCGCAGACATGGAGCGGGCCTGACGCCATGGATCCCAAACGCATATTGGGCAAGCTGCGGCGCGGCGAGACGCTCGATGATGCGGATATGTCGGCCTTTGCGAACGGGCTTGCTTCTGGCGAGGTATCGGATGCTCAGGGCGCGGCCTTTGCGATGGCTGTGTGCAAGGCAGGGTTGAGCGCCGGCGTAACGGCGTCACTGACCCGCGCCATGCGCGATAGCGGCCATGTGTTGCGTTGGGATCTGCCTGGGCCGGTGCTGGACAAGCATTCGACAGGGGGGCTGGGCGATGCTACATCGCTGGTGATTGCGCCCATGCTTGCCGCGCTGGGGGCCTATGCGCCGTTCCTATCTGGCCGAGGGCTTGGACATACGGGCGGTACGCTGGACAAGCTGGAAGCTATTGCGGGCGTTTCAACCGACATGTCGGAAGAGACGCTGCGCCGGATGGTCACGCAGATCGGCTGTGCCATTGTCGGGGCCAGTGCAGAAATCGCGCCAGCTGATCAAAGGCTTTACGCGCTGCGCGATCACACCTCGACCGTCGATAGTCAGGAACTGATCACTGCATCAATCCTGTCCAAGAAACTGGCCACGGGTGCGGATGCGATGGTGTTGGATGTCAAGGGTGGTACCGGTGCGTTTATGAAATCACGTGAAGATGCTTCGGCGTTGGCCCGTTCCTTGGTGGAGGTCGCCAATGCGGCGGGCACGCCCACCCGCGCACTGATCACCGACATGAATCAACCCTTGGCACCTGCTGTCGGCAATGCGGTCGAGATCGCCGAGGTGCTGAATGTCCTGACCGATCCGCAACCGCAATCACGTCTTTGCCAACTCAGCTTGGTGCTGTGCGGCGAATTGATGGTGTTGGGCGGTATGTCCGACACCGCGGAAGCGGGGGCAAGACGTGCGCTTGACACCTTGCACAGTGGGCATGCAGCCGAGAAGTTTGCCGAGATGGTGCATGGGCTTGGCGGCCCAACTGATGTCGTCGAACGGTCCAGCGCGTATCTGCCTGCTGCCGGGGTGGTCCGTCCGGTTTATCCTGATAGCGCCGGCGTGGTGGCAGCTATCGACGGGACCGCTTTAGGTCAGATCGTGCTGGAACTGGGCGGGGGGCGTCGCAAGCCCGCTGATGCGATCAATCCGGCCGTGGGGCTGACCGACGTGGCGAGTTTGGGGCAGGGGGTGGGCACCGATGTGCCGCTTGCAATGGTCCATGCTGCGGATGAGGCAGGGTTCGAACGCACGGTGCAAGCCCTTAAATCCGCCTTTCACGTTGCGGAGAAGGGCAGTGCCCCATCGCTCATTCATGACAGGGTACCTTGATGGCTAGAGCATTTCTCATCGTTCTTGACTCCGTCGGTTGCGGGGGCGCCCCCGATGCCGCGGAGTTCGGTGATGAAGGCGCGAACACACTTGGCCACATCGCCCAATCCTGTGCGGCTGGTGAGGCGGAAACGGGTCGCCATGGCCCCTTGTCCTTGACCACGATGGCCCGCATGGGGCTGGGCGAGTCGATGCGTCTCGCCGTTGATCCCGCACCTGGCGGGCTGGACACATGGCCGGAACCGACCCAAAAAGGCGCGTTCTGGGCGGTGGCGCGGGAACATTCGCAGGGAAAGGACACACCGTCGGGACATTGGGAACTGGCAGGCGTGCCTGTTCCATGGGACTGGCATTACTTTCCGAAAGCCGAGCCCGCCTTCCCGGCTGACTTGGTCGAAGAGGTTTGCAAGACAGCCGACGTCGATGGGGTTTTGGGCAATTGCCACGCATCGGGAACCGAGATTGTTTCGCGGCTGGGCGCCGAGCATCTTCGCACCGGTTGGCCGATCTGCTACACATCGACCGACAGCGTCTTTCAGATCGCTGCGCATGAAGATGCCTTCGGGTTGGATCGTCTCTTGCGCCTCTGCGAAGACCTCGCTCCTACATTGCACAAGATGAAGGTTGGGCGTGTCATCGCGCGGCCCTTCGTTGGCAATGAGACTGAAGGATTTACCCGCACAACCAACCGCCGCGATTACGCCATTGCGCCACCGAAGCCGACGCTGTGTGACTGGGCGCAGGCGGATGGGCGAAAGGTTCATGCAATCGGCAAGATCAAGGATATCTTCTCGGGACAAGGTATCACCGATGTGCGCAAGGGCGATGATGCGACACTGATGGAGCATCTGCTT is from Qingshengfaniella alkalisoli and encodes:
- a CDS encoding phosphopentomutase codes for the protein MARAFLIVLDSVGCGGAPDAAEFGDEGANTLGHIAQSCAAGEAETGRHGPLSLTTMARMGLGESMRLAVDPAPGGLDTWPEPTQKGAFWAVAREHSQGKDTPSGHWELAGVPVPWDWHYFPKAEPAFPADLVEEVCKTADVDGVLGNCHASGTEIVSRLGAEHLRTGWPICYTSTDSVFQIAAHEDAFGLDRLLRLCEDLAPTLHKMKVGRVIARPFVGNETEGFTRTTNRRDYAIAPPKPTLCDWAQADGRKVHAIGKIKDIFSGQGITDVRKGDDATLMEHLLDVLDTSEDGSLIFANFVEFDSLYGHRRDVSGYAAALEWFDAHVPQLVSKMRSDDLLLITADHGNDPTWRGTDHTREQVPVIGCIAGRDMLGYRGQRNFVDVAASVAAHLGLSNTGPGDSFL
- a CDS encoding cytidine deaminase, which encodes MVRNDKSRSTGMNLRDAALKVRLNAYAPYSGFKVGAVVKSGSGAVFSGVNVENAAYPEGTCAEAGAIAAMIAAGETKVTEVYVVADAPRPVPPCGGCRQKLSEFAVGDVPVTLATTEGTEYHTTVADLLPGAFVTADMERA
- a CDS encoding thymidine phosphorylase, whose amino-acid sequence is MDPKRILGKLRRGETLDDADMSAFANGLASGEVSDAQGAAFAMAVCKAGLSAGVTASLTRAMRDSGHVLRWDLPGPVLDKHSTGGLGDATSLVIAPMLAALGAYAPFLSGRGLGHTGGTLDKLEAIAGVSTDMSEETLRRMVTQIGCAIVGASAEIAPADQRLYALRDHTSTVDSQELITASILSKKLATGADAMVLDVKGGTGAFMKSREDASALARSLVEVANAAGTPTRALITDMNQPLAPAVGNAVEIAEVLNVLTDPQPQSRLCQLSLVLCGELMVLGGMSDTAEAGARRALDTLHSGHAAEKFAEMVHGLGGPTDVVERSSAYLPAAGVVRPVYPDSAGVVAAIDGTALGQIVLELGGGRRKPADAINPAVGLTDVASLGQGVGTDVPLAMVHAADEAGFERTVQALKSAFHVAEKGSAPSLIHDRVP